Proteins encoded within one genomic window of Deltaproteobacteria bacterium:
- a CDS encoding response regulator transcription factor, which translates to MEPPIKILIADDHTIVRQGLARLLEDHAGFKVIGEAVNGNMAIEKSLALKPDVVIMDIAMPLLNGIEAARRIRKHLPQSKIIILSMYAHEHYIHELLEAGISGYLLKDSSGRDIIDAIQAAMKGETFLSPPISKVLVDRYLSLRKSSPREERFNQLSNREREIFQLIAEGHSTKKISQMLCISISTVKTHRQKVMEKLEVDSPAQLVHYAISLGLVEPEL; encoded by the coding sequence ATGGAACCACCCATTAAAATATTGATCGCCGACGATCATACCATCGTTCGTCAGGGGTTGGCCAGGCTGTTGGAAGATCATGCCGGGTTTAAAGTCATTGGTGAGGCGGTCAACGGCAATATGGCCATCGAAAAGTCCTTAGCCTTAAAACCGGACGTGGTGATCATGGATATTGCCATGCCTTTGCTAAACGGCATCGAGGCGGCCCGGCGGATCCGCAAACATCTCCCCCAAAGCAAAATCATCATATTATCCATGTATGCCCACGAACATTATATCCATGAGCTGTTGGAAGCAGGGATATCCGGGTATCTATTAAAAGATTCAAGCGGCCGGGATATCATCGATGCCATTCAGGCGGCCATGAAAGGGGAGACCTTTCTCAGCCCACCGATCTCCAAGGTCCTGGTGGACCGATATTTGTCCCTGCGCAAGAGTTCTCCGAGGGAGGAGCGGTTCAACCAGCTTTCCAACCGGGAGCGGGAAATTTTTCAGCTCATTGCCGAAGGGCATTCCACCAAAAAGATTTCTCAAATGCTTTGTATCAGCATCAGCACGGTCAAAACCCATCGTCAGAAGGTTATGGAAAAACTCGAAGTCGATTCACCCGCCCAGTTGGTTCACTACGCCATTTCTTTGGGGTTAGTGGAGCCGGAATTGTAG
- a CDS encoding PAS domain S-box protein, translating into MSLLPKRGFREPSEKEARPPANCWEFLNCAKVLCPAYGKRGSSCWLIPKTHCGVYVGDDFFQKLAACLDCPFFKMKGEQEKGGWSLFMTEQLRRYNAKVMEQIYQKEESFLEILNRIPDGLFTTDQEFRITYFNSAAEKITGFTAYDAVGMYCKDVFKNRICENDCALKQAIKNKTNIYNREYSITNIEGRKIPIICSTTVFRDHEGRITGGIEIFKDITELKNLQEEIVRREKKYRRIFEGSHDMIYITNLEGTILDVNQAGVEMLGYSNKQEMLSVGTVKRLYKKAEDRNRFLKAMSQEGSVRDFEIDFKKREGTPVHVLISSRQYQNPESGEIEFEGIIKDITQRKLAEEAMKQRNVELSVLNATAMALNRSLNLNLVFKESLKNLIKVIGLSRGGIFLLDPEKKRVELQVRHGLPPLEITDPEGILFKDTLLKKYLLEKNGSFFPKPIFPPFQITYELKKGGDLPWLSCFLITSKGKGLGFFGLDIPPKRILSPHETHLIGSLANFLGGGIENAKLIKTIRRHRQELRRLTEKLFQTQEEERRRIARELHDEAGQALTAVKLGLDRLEEALPAEDQPLKGQVEEIRQMLLRTSSEIRRLSYRLHPTLLSDLGLEPALELYLKGVSSRSNLKIDFRMVGFDHRLDPNMETVLYRFSQETLNNAIKHSRAEHFRLSIIKSYPKIIFLAEDDGIGFDGRIGGNEKRSLGLLGIRERTSLLEGTFQVKSHQGEGTKIRIEIPLKERQEYGTTH; encoded by the coding sequence GCCAAAGTCCTCTGTCCGGCCTATGGGAAAAGGGGTTCCTCCTGCTGGCTCATTCCAAAGACCCATTGCGGCGTTTACGTCGGGGATGACTTTTTTCAAAAGTTGGCGGCCTGTCTGGACTGCCCTTTTTTCAAGATGAAAGGAGAACAGGAGAAAGGCGGATGGAGCTTGTTTATGACCGAACAGTTGAGACGATACAATGCCAAGGTCATGGAACAAATCTACCAGAAGGAAGAGAGTTTTCTGGAAATCCTGAACCGCATTCCCGACGGCCTCTTTACTACCGATCAAGAATTCCGGATTACCTATTTTAATTCGGCCGCAGAAAAAATCACCGGTTTTACCGCCTACGATGCTGTGGGCATGTACTGCAAGGATGTATTTAAAAACCGGATTTGTGAAAACGATTGTGCCCTAAAACAGGCGATCAAAAATAAAACGAATATCTACAACCGGGAATATTCCATCACCAATATCGAAGGCCGAAAGATACCGATCATCTGTTCCACCACGGTATTTCGGGACCATGAGGGAAGGATCACCGGGGGGATCGAAATCTTTAAGGACATCACTGAACTGAAAAATTTGCAGGAGGAAATCGTCCGGAGGGAAAAAAAGTACCGACGCATATTCGAAGGCAGTCATGATATGATCTATATCACCAATTTGGAGGGAACCATCCTGGATGTCAATCAGGCCGGGGTGGAGATGCTCGGCTATTCGAATAAACAGGAGATGCTTTCCGTAGGAACCGTCAAGCGTCTTTACAAAAAGGCCGAAGATCGTAACCGATTTTTGAAAGCGATGAGCCAAGAAGGTTCAGTGAGGGACTTTGAGATAGATTTTAAAAAACGGGAAGGCACCCCGGTTCATGTCCTGATTTCCAGCCGTCAATACCAGAACCCCGAATCAGGCGAAATCGAATTTGAAGGGATCATCAAAGACATCACCCAGCGTAAACTGGCCGAAGAGGCCATGAAACAAAGAAATGTGGAACTCTCCGTCCTGAATGCTACGGCCATGGCCCTCAATCGTTCCCTGAATTTGAACCTGGTGTTCAAGGAGTCGCTGAAAAATCTCATTAAAGTGATAGGCCTGAGCCGAGGAGGGATTTTCCTGCTCGATCCCGAGAAAAAAAGGGTCGAACTTCAAGTCCGTCACGGGCTCCCTCCTCTGGAAATAACGGATCCGGAGGGGATCCTTTTTAAGGATACCCTTTTAAAGAAATATCTCCTGGAGAAAAACGGGTCTTTTTTTCCCAAACCTATTTTCCCGCCCTTTCAAATTACCTATGAGTTAAAAAAGGGGGGAGATCTCCCGTGGTTGTCCTGTTTTTTAATCACTTCCAAAGGGAAGGGATTGGGCTTCTTTGGGTTGGATATCCCTCCGAAACGCATTTTGAGTCCCCACGAAACCCATCTGATCGGTTCATTAGCCAATTTTTTAGGAGGAGGCATCGAGAATGCCAAGTTGATTAAGACGATTCGCCGGCACCGGCAGGAACTCAGGCGCCTGACCGAAAAACTCTTTCAGACCCAGGAAGAGGAACGACGTCGTATTGCCCGGGAACTTCACGATGAAGCCGGTCAGGCCTTAACGGCGGTTAAATTAGGCTTAGACCGGCTGGAAGAGGCCCTTCCGGCGGAAGACCAACCTCTCAAGGGACAGGTGGAAGAGATTCGCCAGATGCTCCTGCGCACTTCTTCCGAAATCAGGAGACTCTCCTACCGTCTTCATCCGACCTTATTGAGCGATTTAGGACTGGAGCCGGCACTGGAATTATATCTGAAGGGGGTGTCCAGCCGTTCCAACTTGAAAATAGACTTTCGGATGGTCGGTTTTGATCATCGATTGGATCCGAACATGGAAACCGTCTTGTATCGCTTCAGCCAGGAAACCTTGAACAATGCCATAAAGCACTCGCGGGCCGAGCATTTTCGACTCTCCATTATAAAAAGCTATCCCAAAATCATCTTTTTGGCCGAAGACGACGGAATCGGCTTTGACGGGCGAATAGGGGGCAATGAAAAAAGGAGCCTGGGGCTGTTGGGAATCAGGGAGCGGACCTCCCTTTTAGAAGGGACCTTCCAAGTGAAAAGTCACCAAGGGGAAGGGACCAAAATCCGGATAGAAATTCCATTGAAGGAACGCCAGGAGTATGGAACCACCCATTAA